The Microbacterium horticulturae genome has a window encoding:
- the thrC gene encoding threonine synthase, with translation MAHVWRGVLREYADRLGVTDTSTVVTLGEGGTPLIPAPALSQRTGAEVWVKFEGMNPTGSFKDRGMTVALSRAVEKGAKAVICASTGNTSASAAAYAAHAGITAAVLVPEGKIAMGKLSQAVAHGGTLIQIRGNFDDCLEIARELSDNYPVHLVNSVNPDRIEGQKTAAYEIVEQLGDAPDFHFIPVGNAGNYTAYTRGYREEAARSASTRVPRMFGFQAAGSAPIVRGEVVTAPETVATAIRIGNPASWHLALEARDATNGWFGAIEDPAILAAQKLLASEVGVFVEPASAISVAGLLDRAEAGVIPAGARVVLTVTGHGLKDPQWALRNTDGTEVAPIVVDADTREVADVLALTGAEATA, from the coding sequence ATGGCACACGTCTGGCGCGGAGTGCTCCGCGAATACGCCGACCGGCTCGGCGTCACCGACACGTCGACCGTCGTGACCCTCGGCGAAGGCGGAACCCCGCTGATCCCCGCTCCCGCGCTGTCGCAGCGCACCGGTGCGGAGGTCTGGGTCAAGTTCGAGGGGATGAACCCGACCGGTTCGTTCAAGGACCGGGGCATGACGGTGGCGCTCTCGCGCGCGGTGGAGAAGGGCGCGAAGGCGGTCATCTGCGCATCGACCGGCAACACCTCGGCGTCGGCCGCCGCCTACGCCGCGCACGCCGGCATCACCGCCGCGGTGCTCGTGCCCGAGGGCAAGATCGCCATGGGCAAGCTCAGCCAGGCCGTTGCGCACGGCGGCACGCTCATCCAGATCCGCGGCAACTTCGACGACTGTCTCGAGATCGCCCGCGAGCTGTCTGACAACTACCCGGTGCACCTGGTCAACTCGGTGAACCCCGACCGCATCGAGGGACAGAAGACCGCCGCCTACGAGATCGTCGAGCAGCTGGGCGATGCGCCCGACTTCCACTTCATCCCGGTCGGCAACGCGGGCAACTACACCGCCTACACGCGCGGCTACCGCGAGGAGGCCGCACGCAGCGCCTCGACCCGCGTGCCCCGCATGTTCGGCTTCCAGGCGGCAGGCTCCGCGCCCATCGTCCGCGGAGAGGTCGTGACCGCGCCCGAGACGGTGGCCACCGCCATCCGCATCGGGAACCCCGCCTCGTGGCACCTTGCGCTGGAGGCTCGGGATGCCACGAACGGCTGGTTCGGTGCCATCGAAGACCCCGCGATCCTGGCGGCGCAGAAGCTGCTGGCCTCCGAGGTCGGCGTGTTCGTCGAGCCGGCGTCGGCCATCAGCGTCGCGGGTCTGCTCGACCGCGCCGAGGCGGGCGTGATCCCGGCCGGCGCCCGCGTCGTGCTCACGGTCACGGGCCACGGTCTGAAGGACCCGCAGTGGGCCCTGCGCAACACCGACGGCACCGAGGTCGCCCCGATCGTCGTGGACGCCGATACCCGTGAGGTCGCCGACGTGCTCGCGCTGACCGGCGCGGAGGCGACCGCGTGA
- the lysA gene encoding diaminopimelate decarboxylase, whose translation MSASPTRDPLPVPADADALHERVWPGSAHRDDDGTLVLGGVTATELAQTYGTPLYVVDEAEVRTHAQRTVAAFRAAAAPHGVAVRVYYAGKAFLCTEIVRWTAEADMSLDVCSGGELEVALVGGADPARIGFHGNNKSVAELTRAVEVGVGTVIVDSPIEIERLAAIADRAGAVQNVLLRVNSGVHAETHEFLATAHEDQKFGFAMDAAPAAVARIRELRSLSFQGLHCHIGSQIFGVAGFAESASRLVDLHAQLLEGGPIPLLNLGGGFGIAYTPADDPTPIEDLAAGIVDAVARECEVRGIPMPDLAFEPGRAIVGQAGVTLYEAGTVKPVELDEGRRRLYVSVDGGMSDNARPALYGADYCARIASRVSGAPPALARVVGKHCESGDIVVDQEYLPADVAPGDLLAVPATGAYCFSLASAYNYLTRPAVVAVRDGAARVIVRGQTIADLLHADVGAEGNA comes from the coding sequence CCGCTGCCCGTCCCTGCCGACGCCGACGCCCTGCACGAGCGGGTCTGGCCGGGGTCCGCGCATCGCGACGACGACGGCACGCTCGTGCTCGGCGGTGTGACGGCCACCGAGCTCGCACAGACCTACGGCACGCCGTTGTACGTCGTCGACGAGGCCGAGGTGCGCACGCACGCGCAGCGCACCGTCGCGGCCTTTCGTGCGGCGGCCGCACCGCACGGCGTCGCCGTGCGCGTCTATTACGCGGGCAAGGCGTTTCTGTGCACCGAGATCGTGCGGTGGACCGCCGAGGCCGACATGAGCCTCGACGTGTGCAGCGGGGGAGAGCTGGAGGTCGCCCTCGTCGGCGGCGCCGATCCCGCGCGCATCGGGTTCCACGGCAACAACAAGTCGGTGGCCGAGCTCACCCGCGCGGTCGAGGTCGGGGTCGGCACGGTGATCGTCGACAGTCCGATCGAGATCGAGCGGCTTGCCGCGATCGCCGATCGGGCGGGGGCCGTGCAGAACGTGCTGCTGCGCGTCAACAGCGGCGTGCACGCCGAGACCCATGAGTTCCTCGCGACGGCGCACGAAGACCAGAAGTTCGGTTTCGCGATGGATGCCGCGCCCGCTGCGGTCGCGCGCATCCGAGAACTCCGCTCGCTGAGCTTCCAGGGCCTGCACTGCCACATCGGTTCGCAGATCTTCGGCGTCGCCGGCTTCGCAGAGTCCGCGTCGCGTCTGGTCGATCTGCACGCGCAACTGCTCGAAGGCGGCCCCATCCCGCTCCTGAACCTCGGCGGCGGGTTCGGCATCGCCTACACCCCGGCCGACGACCCGACGCCGATCGAAGACCTCGCCGCCGGCATCGTCGACGCCGTGGCGCGCGAGTGCGAGGTGCGCGGCATCCCGATGCCCGATCTGGCCTTCGAACCCGGCCGCGCCATCGTCGGCCAGGCCGGCGTCACGCTGTACGAGGCGGGCACGGTCAAGCCCGTCGAACTCGACGAGGGCCGCCGGCGTCTCTACGTGAGCGTAGACGGCGGCATGAGCGACAACGCCCGCCCCGCGCTGTACGGCGCCGACTATTGCGCGCGCATCGCCTCGCGGGTCTCGGGGGCACCCCCGGCACTGGCGCGGGTGGTCGGCAAGCACTGCGAGTCGGGCGACATCGTCGTCGACCAGGAGTACCTGCCCGCCGACGTCGCGCCCGGCGACCTGCTGGCAGTGCCCGCCACCGGCGCGTACTGCTTCTCGCTGGCGAGCGCCTACAACTACCTGACACGTCCGGCCGTCGTCGCCGTGCGTGACGGAGCCGCCCGCGTCATAGTGCGCGGTCAGACCATCGCCGACCTGCTGCACGCAGACGTCGGCGCAGAAGGGAACGCATGA
- a CDS encoding homoserine dehydrogenase, with translation MIDHRRLRIALLGAGSVGSQVARLLLENTDELADRSGAALELAGIAVRDVTAPRDVDLPAELLTTDAETLIVGSDIVIELIGGIEPAREYLLQALNSGADVVTGNKALLATHGSEIFDAADQVGASVYYEAAVAGAIPIIRPLRDSLAGDRVDRIVGIVNGTSNYILDRMDLEGADMAEIVADAQRLGYAEADPTADVEGFDAAQKAAILASLAFHTTVPLDAVHREGISGITKQMMDAARHAGYVIKMVAVCERLTGRGTASDGEAISVRVYPALIRREHPLASVHGVNNAVFVQAEAAGNLMFYGAGAGGVQTASAVLGDVVSAARRHIAGGAGVGESTRANLPTVDIGQVVTRYQITLEVDDRPGVLARVAGLLSDGRVSIATVEQTLEHTDEGAASARLVIGTHKALEQDLSETVTRLAEDDVVERVVSVLRVEGD, from the coding sequence ATGATCGACCACCGTCGCCTGCGCATCGCACTCCTGGGAGCCGGATCCGTCGGATCCCAGGTGGCGCGCCTGCTCCTCGAGAACACCGACGAGCTCGCCGACCGCTCCGGTGCCGCGCTCGAACTGGCCGGAATCGCCGTGCGCGACGTGACCGCACCGCGTGATGTGGACCTGCCCGCCGAGCTGCTCACCACCGACGCCGAGACGCTCATCGTCGGCAGCGACATCGTCATCGAGCTCATCGGCGGCATCGAGCCCGCGCGCGAGTATCTGCTGCAGGCGTTGAACTCGGGGGCCGACGTGGTCACCGGAAACAAGGCGCTGCTGGCCACGCACGGGTCGGAGATCTTCGACGCGGCCGATCAGGTGGGCGCATCGGTGTACTACGAGGCCGCGGTGGCCGGCGCCATCCCGATCATCCGTCCGCTTCGCGATTCCCTCGCCGGAGACCGAGTCGACCGCATCGTCGGAATCGTCAACGGCACCTCGAACTACATCCTCGACCGGATGGACCTCGAAGGTGCCGACATGGCCGAGATCGTCGCCGACGCGCAGCGCCTCGGCTATGCCGAGGCCGACCCGACCGCCGATGTCGAGGGATTCGACGCCGCGCAGAAGGCGGCGATCCTCGCGAGTCTGGCATTTCACACGACCGTCCCGCTCGATGCCGTGCACCGTGAGGGCATCAGTGGCATCACGAAGCAGATGATGGATGCCGCGCGGCACGCCGGCTACGTCATCAAGATGGTCGCGGTATGCGAGCGGCTGACCGGCCGCGGCACGGCATCCGACGGCGAGGCCATCTCGGTACGGGTCTATCCCGCACTCATCCGGCGCGAGCATCCGCTGGCCAGCGTGCACGGTGTCAACAACGCCGTGTTCGTGCAGGCCGAGGCCGCCGGCAATCTCATGTTCTACGGCGCCGGCGCCGGTGGGGTGCAGACCGCATCCGCCGTGCTCGGCGACGTCGTCTCGGCCGCGCGGCGTCACATCGCCGGCGGTGCGGGCGTGGGCGAATCGACCCGGGCCAACCTGCCCACGGTCGACATCGGTCAGGTCGTCACCCGGTACCAGATCACCCTCGAGGTCGACGACCGCCCCGGCGTGCTCGCCCGGGTGGCCGGCCTCCTCTCCGACGGACGTGTCTCGATCGCGACCGTCGAGCAGACACTGGAACACACCGACGAGGGCGCGGCATCGGCCCGCCTGGTCATCGGCACGCACAAAGCTTTGGAGCAGGATCTCAGCGAGACCGTCACGCGGCTCGCCGAGGACGACGTGGTCGAGCGCGTCGTCTCCGTCCTGCGTGTAGAAGGAGACTGA